The DNA window ACAGGATGTCGGCCCAGCGCTTCTCGACCACCACCTCGCGATAGAGGGGCGCCGACTCGGCGGTGAGTAGCTGAGCGATCAGATCGAGACTGGCGGTGACCTTCGAGCTCGCCTCGAAGGCCGGCATGCGGTAGCCCAACATCAGATAGGGCGGCGTCGGCCCGGGCCAGTCGAGATCCGCCGAGCGTTCGCCGTCCTGGGCCGGCTCGGTCTCGATGGCGACATCTCGAAAGCCCTTCTTCCAGTCGCCGTAGAAGGCTTGGGCCTGCCGCTGGACCGCCTCCGGCTCGACGTCGCCGACCACCAGCACGATGCAGTTCTCCGGCCGGTAGAAGCGATCGAAGAAACGCAGGCTGAAGTCGTAGTAGGTCGGCATCGCCTTGATGTCCGCGAGCAAACCCATGGTGGTGTGCTTGTAGGTGTGGCGGGTGAAGGCGAGGTCGCGCAGCTTCTCGCTCATCGGCAGCCAGGGCTGAGAGACGTTCTTGTTGTACTCACCGAGCACCGCCAAGGCCTCGGTGCGGAAGGCCTCTTCGCTGTAGGAGAGGTTCTGGAAGCGGTCCGACTCGATGTCCATGATGGTGTCGAGCTCGGCCGCCGGACCGACGATGTAATAGTTGGTGAAGTCGTCGGTGGTGAAGGCGTTCGAGTCCGCCCCCATGCGCTTCAGCACGTCGTTGTAGGCATCGCCCGAGAAGCGCTCGGTACCGCGGAACATCATGTGCTCGAAGAAGTGCGCAAAGCCGCTGTAGCCGGCCTCGACCTCCTGCCGGGAACCGGTGCGCACCACCGTGTAGTAGGCCACCACTCCCGGGCTGTCGTAGGGAATGACCACGACCCGCAGTCCGTTGTCGAGGGTATGCGTGTGGACCGGGAACGGGAAGACATCGCCAGCCGCCGCCAACGGCGCGGCGAGAGCCAGCAACAGGACGCCCAGGGAGGCGTTTCGAACGAGTGCTTTCACGGGATCTCCTTCGGTTTGCGCCAGCGGCCGGAAAACCAGCGGCGGCCCGACTCCAGAACCCGCCAACTCTAACCCACGGGTCGACCTCGACCCCGAATCGATCCGAGAACGTCATGAGCCGACTCCCCCGAACCGCCCTCGCCCTGCTCCTCGTCGCCCTCGGCCCGCTGCCCGTCGCCGCCGTCGAGGAAGTACGCCGCACCCCCGTCGTCGAGGTCGTCGAAACGGTCTCTCCGGCGGTGGTCAACATCGCCGCCGAGGCCATGGTGCGGGACGTCGACCCGTTCTTCGGACCCTTCTTTTCGCGCCAGCGCAAGGCCCAATCCCTCGGCTCCGGCCTGATCATCGAGGCCAACGGCATCGTGGTGACCAATGCCCATGTCGTCGACGGCGCCTCGCGCATTCTGGTCAACACTCAGGACGGTCGCGAGCTCGAGGCCGAGGTGCTGGGCTCGGACCGCGACTCGGATCTCGCGGTGCTGAAGGTCGAGGGCCGCAACCTGCCAGCGGTCGCCCTCGGCACCAGCACCGACCTGCTGATCGGCGAAACGGTGGTCGCCATCGGCAATCCCTTCGGCCTCTCCCACACGGTGACCGCCGGCATGCTGTCGGCGCGCGGCCGCACCGTGCCGGCGGAGAGCGGCGAGAGCCTGTACACCGACTTCCTGCAGACCGACGCCTCGATCAACCCGGGCAATTCCGGCGGCCCGCTGGTCAACCTCGCCGGCTCGGTGATCGGCATCAACACCGCCATCATCAGCGGCGCCAACGGCATCGGCTTCGCCATCCCCGCCGACCGCGCCCGCCGGGTGGTCGGCGATCTGCTGCGCTTCGGCGAGCTGCAGCCCTTGTGGACCGGGCTGAGGGTGGTCAGCATTCACCCCGAGCTGGCGCGCCGCCAGGGTCTGTCGCTGGATCGCGGCGTGCTGGTGGCCAAGGTCTACCCCGGCTCCCCGGCCGCCCAGGCGGGATTGGTCGAGAACGACATCATCCTCGCCGCCGGCAGCCGCTCCGCCGACAGCCGCGAAGACCTCACCACCGCCCTTTACTCGATCGCCGTCGGAGAACCGCTGGCCCTCGCGGTGCAGCGCGGTGGCGAGCGCATCGACCTCGAGCTGCGCGCCCAGCGGCCGCCGCGCGGCCTCGGCTTGCGTTTCCTCGAGCGCGCCATCGGGCTCAGCGTCGAGCCGCGACGCAATGGCCTCACCATCACCCGCGTGCTGACCGGCACCGCCGCCCACGAGCGTGGCCTACGGCCTGGCGACCGCATCGCCGCCGCCAACGGCCAGCGCCTGGCGGGCACCGAAGAGCTCGGCCGCGAAGTGCTGCGCGGCCTCGAGCGCGGTGGTCTGTTGCTCCAGGTGGTGCGCGGCCGCTACGCCTACAACCTCAATTTCGGCCTGTAGCACCGACTAGCAGGCTGCTGAAAAAGTCGCGTGGCGACTTATTCAGCGCCTGCTGTTTGTTTCAGGGGCGCCCGGCCAGGG is part of the Acidobacteriota bacterium genome and encodes:
- a CDS encoding pitrilysin family protein, whose product is MKALVRNASLGVLLLALAAPLAAAGDVFPFPVHTHTLDNGLRVVVIPYDSPGVVAYYTVVRTGSRQEVEAGYSGFAHFFEHMMFRGTERFSGDAYNDVLKRMGADSNAFTTDDFTNYYIVGPAAELDTIMDIESDRFQNLSYSEEAFRTEALAVLGEYNKNVSQPWLPMSEKLRDLAFTRHTYKHTTMGLLADIKAMPTYYDFSLRFFDRFYRPENCIVLVVGDVEPEAVQRQAQAFYGDWKKGFRDVAIETEPAQDGERSADLDWPGPTPPYLMLGYRMPAFEASSKVTASLDLIAQLLTAESAPLYREVVVEKRWADILSSSASAHRDPYLFTLVARVKAPELMADVEARVQQALADLAAKPVDEKRLERIKSYLRYSFAGSLDSPSAVGSQAAWMLNLTGDLGAINQLYATYQSLTPADIQRTARQIFKASQRTKVTLSHKGTPQADGGEAAGESSQGAGQ
- a CDS encoding trypsin-like peptidase domain-containing protein — protein: MSRLPRTALALLLVALGPLPVAAVEEVRRTPVVEVVETVSPAVVNIAAEAMVRDVDPFFGPFFSRQRKAQSLGSGLIIEANGIVVTNAHVVDGASRILVNTQDGRELEAEVLGSDRDSDLAVLKVEGRNLPAVALGTSTDLLIGETVVAIGNPFGLSHTVTAGMLSARGRTVPAESGESLYTDFLQTDASINPGNSGGPLVNLAGSVIGINTAIISGANGIGFAIPADRARRVVGDLLRFGELQPLWTGLRVVSIHPELARRQGLSLDRGVLVAKVYPGSPAAQAGLVENDIILAAGSRSADSREDLTTALYSIAVGEPLALAVQRGGERIDLELRAQRPPRGLGLRFLERAIGLSVEPRRNGLTITRVLTGTAAHERGLRPGDRIAAANGQRLAGTEELGREVLRGLERGGLLLQVVRGRYAYNLNFGL